Proteins from a genomic interval of Deltaproteobacteria bacterium:
- the hcp gene encoding hydroxylamine reductase encodes MFCYQCEQTAKGEGCAKMGVCGKEPKVATLQDLLLYALKGLALYALEGRKAGVNDRKVNVFTVEALFSTLTNVDFDPERFVELIKRCVEIREELKKKVQAAGGKVNFEDGPATFKPAGNLEGLIAQGEKVGLKADPTINPDILSLQHTLLFGVKGVAAYADHAQILGQEDDKVYAFIQEALAATLRKDLSLDDWIKLVLKCGEINLRTMELLDAGNTGTYGHPVPTKVSLGAKQGKAILVSGHDLKDLEELLKQTQGKGIYVYTHGEMLPAHGYPGLKKYSHFYGHYGTAWQNQAKEFAEFPGAILMTTNCIQRPRDSFKENIFSSGVVGWPGIPHLSDRNFAAVIERALALPGFAAEVNGHSVMVGFARNAVLGVADKVIEAVKSKAIRHFFLVAGCDGAKPGRNYYTEFVEKAPKDTVVLTLACGKFRFFDKQLGDIGGIPRLLDIGQCNDAYSAIQIAIALSKAFNVGVNELPLSMILSWYEQKAVAILLTLLYLGIKSIRLGPSLPAFLSPAVLNTLVKAFDIKPITTADADLKVILG; translated from the coding sequence ATGTTCTGTTATCAATGCGAACAAACAGCGAAGGGTGAAGGATGCGCGAAGATGGGGGTATGCGGGAAGGAACCGAAAGTGGCAACCCTCCAGGATCTTCTGCTTTATGCCCTTAAAGGATTGGCGCTCTATGCTCTGGAGGGCCGCAAAGCAGGAGTAAATGACCGGAAGGTGAATGTTTTTACGGTTGAGGCTTTATTTTCCACTTTGACCAATGTGGATTTTGATCCGGAGCGGTTTGTTGAGCTCATTAAGCGCTGTGTGGAAATCAGAGAGGAGCTCAAGAAAAAAGTCCAGGCCGCTGGTGGAAAGGTGAATTTTGAGGATGGGCCGGCCACTTTCAAACCTGCTGGGAATCTGGAAGGGCTGATTGCTCAGGGGGAAAAGGTCGGATTGAAAGCGGATCCGACAATTAACCCGGATATTCTTTCGTTACAGCATACGCTCCTTTTTGGAGTGAAAGGTGTGGCGGCCTACGCCGATCATGCCCAGATTCTGGGTCAGGAGGACGATAAGGTTTATGCCTTCATTCAGGAAGCTCTGGCGGCTACTTTAAGGAAAGATCTGAGTTTGGATGACTGGATCAAGCTGGTGCTCAAGTGCGGGGAAATCAACCTGCGGACAATGGAACTTCTGGACGCGGGCAATACCGGAACCTATGGTCATCCCGTTCCCACCAAGGTTTCCCTTGGAGCCAAGCAAGGGAAAGCCATCCTGGTTTCAGGGCACGACCTCAAAGACCTGGAGGAACTTCTCAAACAGACCCAAGGCAAAGGCATTTATGTATATACTCACGGGGAAATGCTTCCGGCTCATGGCTACCCGGGATTGAAGAAATACTCACATTTTTATGGGCATTACGGGACAGCCTGGCAGAACCAGGCTAAAGAGTTTGCGGAATTCCCCGGCGCCATCCTCATGACTACCAATTGTATCCAGAGGCCCAGGGATTCATTCAAGGAAAATATTTTTTCCAGTGGAGTTGTGGGATGGCCGGGCATTCCCCACCTATCAGACCGGAACTTTGCGGCCGTGATTGAACGGGCTTTAGCCCTACCCGGATTTGCGGCCGAGGTGAACGGCCATTCGGTCATGGTGGGATTCGCCCGGAATGCGGTCCTGGGTGTCGCCGACAAAGTGATCGAAGCGGTAAAGAGCAAGGCGATCCGCCATTTCTTCCTGGTGGCTGGATGCGACGGCGCCAAGCCCGGTCGAAATTATTACACCGAATTCGTGGAAAAAGCACCCAAGGATACCGTCGTGCTGACTTTAGCCTGCGGGAAGTTTCGCTTCTTTGACAAACAACTCGGTGACATCGGCGGTATTCCAAGACTCCTGGATATAGGCCAGTGTAACGATGCTTACTCAGCGATTCAAATTGCCATTGCCCTGTCTAAGGCTTTCAACGTAGGGGTGAATGAGTTGCCTTTGTCTATGATCCTTTCCTGGTACGAACAAAAGGCTGTGGCCATTCTGCTGACCCTCCTGTACCTGGGAATCAAAAGTATTCGCCTCGGTCCCAGCCTTCCGGCTTTTCTTTCGCCCGCCGTGCTGAATACGCTGGTCAAGGCGTTTGACATCAAACCGATCACCACTGCGGATGCGGATTTGAAAGTAATCCTGGGGTAA